GTTCAAAAAAGAGAAGGTTTTCAGCGATGTTGGAGTGAGCTTGTTGGTATTTGGCGTAAAAACCACCATTGTCACTATTCGTTGCAAATTTCAAAAAAGCATAGGTCATAATGCGCCCAAGCTTCTCGTTGATCGATTCGTACTCACGAATGGACTCTAAAAATTCGTTGACATGTAACTCTTTGAGCTTGCCTTTGCAGACCGACTCCAAGCTTTTCGCACGCGATGCCGCATCTTTTAAATCCGCTTCTAACAACGTTTCGTTTTCATACAGTGCTGATAAATCCCAATTCAAAATTCAATCCTTAATAGATACTTTTTTAATTATTTTAAACCCTATAAGTGCATTCATTATAGCAAATTTCTCTGCTTTTTGGAGGCTTTTGATGTCTAAAACTTCAGCCTTCAATTCGCCACACGAGAGCAGTCGTGCGCGCGTGGTTCCCACCAAAAGGGGATGAAGGGGCGTTTTCCACTCGCCATCGATGAAAAGCGCGATATTGGCAATGCTGGTATCTTTGAGCTCACCGTTACATGTAAACAAAATATCATCAACATCATCGCGTAGATGGGCATTCAATGCTTCTCGGTTGCAATACTTATACGCGTAGTCTATGTCCGCTTCTACGCGTGCAAAAGTTTGGAAGTCACGCGGTGTGTAAGGCAGATACTCAATCTTATAAATCGTTTGGGCATATTCGACACGCACTTTACATGTAAACGCTTTAGGCGGATTTAAATGCTTTAAAAGTGCGATTTTCTGCGTTGATCCATAGAGTTCTTGGCGCGTTTTATCAAAGCGTGCTTGATGAAACGAAAGGTGCTCAATTTCACCATTGACCGCTTTAAGCGTCTCAAAACACGGGGATATAGACTTTATCACACAGCTCATCGTACTCCTTTTGAGCATCGCTTAAAAGCGTGATGCCTCCACCGCTTTTAAAGACACAACCCTCTTCTGTTTTTTCCAAAAAGCGAATCATCACGGCACTGTCCAAACTTTCGCCATCATACACCCCAAAAACACCTGTAAAGTAACCTCGATCGTACCCTTCAAGACGCTCAATAATCTCCACACTGCTTCGCTTTGGCGTGCCACTAATAGAGCCTGCTGGAAGCAGTTTGGCTATGATGGTTCCCACATTTTCATGCCAATTCTCATCCAATTTTCCCGTGATTTTGGAGCTTACATGTAAAAGCTCTTTGGTGCCTGCTTGAATCATTTCGACATAGCGAAACCGCTCCACACGTACTTCACGCGAAACCATCGAGAGGTCATTGCGCAAAAGATCTACGACCATCACATGCTCCGCTTTTTCTTTCTCATCGCTCAAAATCATTTCTTCCGCATTAGGAATGCTCGCATCAATGGTGCCTTTCATCGGATAGG
Above is a genomic segment from Sulfurospirillum halorespirans DSM 13726 containing:
- a CDS encoding aminodeoxychorismate synthase component I; translation: MNIEFASKLNAFGKARTPFFFVIDYAAKQFEVFALDAVPSGILYQLESQSNACNLFTCNDVSWIKTPPSKEHYFAQCDAVIEAIKAGNTYLLNLTAPTKVEFSGSLETLFYTANAPFKLCYHEHFVCFSPERFVKLEDNQISTYPMKGTIDASIPNAEEMILSDEKEKAEHVMVVDLLRNDLSMVSREVRVERFRYVEMIQAGTKELLHVSSKITGKLDENWHENVGTIIAKLLPAGSISGTPKRSSVEIIERLEGYDRGYFTGVFGVYDGESLDSAVMIRFLEKTEEGCVFKSGGGITLLSDAQKEYDELCDKVYIPVF
- a CDS encoding aminotransferase class IV, with translation MSCVIKSISPCFETLKAVNGEIEHLSFHQARFDKTRQELYGSTQKIALLKHLNPPKAFTCKVRVEYAQTIYKIEYLPYTPRDFQTFARVEADIDYAYKYCNREALNAHLRDDVDDILFTCNGELKDTSIANIALFIDGEWKTPLHPLLVGTTRARLLSCGELKAEVLDIKSLQKAEKFAIMNALIGFKIIKKVSIKD